From a single Thalassophryne amazonica chromosome 7, fThaAma1.1, whole genome shotgun sequence genomic region:
- the LOC117514705 gene encoding C-C chemokine receptor type 5-like produces the protein MSRMNSTSRDWLNITDSSTTPFLSDDITATAYEYYDYSNLTEDELGKCVFERHGDRFLPALYSIIFLLGLLGNLLVIWVIACGVRLRSMTDVCLLNLACADLLLVCSLPFLAHQSWSQWTFGDDMCKMVLGIYHIVFYSGIFFISLLSIDRYLAIVHAVYALRARTRCFGVIAAAVTWTAGFMASFPDLAFLKVQEFSRIGINTFLYCVSEYPQAAVNDVNASDRHFWRVFGLFKMNIVGLFIPLLIMGFCYTQIVRRLLNSQSSKKQAVRLVVVVVAAFFCCWLPYNVASFFKALELLHVYTECKSSKAIRLALQVTQAVAYAHSCLNPILYVFAGQKFRRHLLRLIHKAPCRVCHLIKIFMPVERISASVYSQTTSLDERSTAV, from the exons ATGAGCAGGATGAACTCGACCAGCAGGGACTGGCTCAACATCACTGACAG ttctACTACACCATTCCTCTCTGATGACATCACTGCCACTGCTTATGAGTACTATGACTACAGCAATTTGACTGAAGATGAATTGGGAAAATGTGTGTTTGAGCGTCATGGAGATCGTTTCCTTCCAGCCCTGTATTCCATCATCTTCCTGCTGGGACTTTTGGGGAACCTTCTGGTCATCTGGGTCATTGCTTGTGGCGTGCGGCTCCGCAGCATGACTGACGTGTGCCTCCTGAACTTGGCCTGTGCTGACCTGCTCCTGGTGTGTTCCCTTCCCTTCCTCGCCCACCAAAGCTGGAGCCAGTGGACATTTGGAGATGATATGTGCAAGATGGTCCTGGGTATTTATCACATTGTTTTTTACAGCGGTATTTTCTTCATCAGCCTACTGAGCATTGACCGTTATTTGGCTATAGTTCACGCAGTTTACGCTCTGAGGGCACGTACACGATGTTTTGGCGTGATTGCTGCCGCGGTTACATGGACAGCTGGATTCATGGCATCTTTTCCTGACTTGGCTTTTCTTAAAGTGCAGGAATTTTCAAGAATCGGCATTAATACTTTTCTGTACTGTGTTTCTGAATATCCTCAAGCTGCCGTGAACGACGTCAACGCATCAGACAGACACTTCTGGAGGGTGTTTGGACTTTTTAAAATGAACATTGTGGGTTTGTTCATCCCACTTTTGATTATGGGTTTCTGCTACACGCAGATCGTCCGGAGGCTGCTGAACAGCCAGTCATCCAAGAAACAGGCCGTGCGTTTAGTCGTGGTCGTGGTAGCTGCGTTCTTCTGCTGCTGGCTTCCCTACAACGTTGCGTCCTTCTTCAAAGCGTTGGAGCTACTGCACGTCTACACAGAATGCAAAAGCAGCAAAGCCATCCGCTTGGCGTTACAAGTCACACAGGCCGTTGCGTACGCTCACAGCTGCCTCAATCCCATCTTGTACGTGTTCGCCGGGCAAAAGTTCCGAAGGCATCTGCTGAGGCTGATACACAAGGCACCGTGCAGAGTGTGTCATCTCATCAAGATCTTCATGCCTGTGGAGAGAATCAGTGCATCAGTCTACTCACAGACGACAAGCCTGGATGAGCGCAGCACCGCAGTGTGA